In Nostoc sp. GT001, a genomic segment contains:
- a CDS encoding DNA polymerase III subunit delta' has product MTNDPFAPVIGQQQAVELLTQAVRQNRVPPAYLFVGPDGVGRSLAARCFVELLFSSGMEVTASLQNRLRQGNHPALLWVQPTYQYQGQRLTAAEAAEKGLKRKAPPVIRLEQIREITEFLGRPPLEAPRNVVVLEEAQTMAEAAANALLKTLEEPGQATLILIAPTPESVLPTLVSRCQRIPFYRLNAESLAVVLTQTGHQEILQNQAVLSIAAGSAGSAIASYEQLQAIPRELLEDLKKAPKSYRNALELAKKIDKDLDTEAQLWLVDYLQQFYWQQWHQPSIINQLEQSRKYLLAYAQPRLVWECLLLSVYQKSNSISPTHR; this is encoded by the coding sequence ATGACTAACGATCCATTTGCACCAGTTATCGGACAACAGCAAGCTGTAGAATTACTCACTCAGGCTGTCAGACAAAACCGGGTTCCTCCAGCCTACTTATTTGTGGGGCCAGATGGTGTAGGCAGGAGTTTAGCAGCCAGATGCTTTGTGGAATTGCTATTTTCTAGTGGCATGGAAGTCACTGCATCTTTGCAAAACCGTTTGCGTCAAGGGAACCATCCAGCTTTATTGTGGGTGCAACCAACATACCAATACCAGGGACAACGATTAACAGCAGCAGAAGCAGCCGAAAAAGGACTCAAGCGTAAAGCACCACCTGTAATTAGACTAGAGCAAATTCGGGAAATTACCGAGTTTTTAGGTCGTCCGCCTTTGGAAGCGCCGAGGAATGTGGTAGTGCTGGAAGAAGCGCAAACAATGGCAGAAGCCGCAGCGAATGCTTTACTTAAAACCTTGGAAGAACCGGGACAGGCGACATTAATTTTAATTGCACCGACACCTGAATCTGTGTTGCCGACTTTGGTATCACGCTGTCAACGTATTCCTTTTTATCGCTTAAATGCAGAGTCTTTGGCTGTTGTACTCACACAAACAGGCCATCAGGAAATTTTACAAAATCAGGCAGTATTGAGCATAGCAGCTGGTAGTGCTGGAAGTGCGATCGCATCTTATGAACAATTACAAGCAATTCCCCGTGAGTTACTCGAAGACTTGAAAAAAGCGCCTAAATCTTACCGTAACGCCTTAGAGTTAGCCAAAAAAATTGATAAGGATTTAGATACAGAAGCGCAACTGTGGTTAGTTGATTATCTTCAGCAATTTTACTGGCAGCAATGGCATCAACCTAGTATCATTAACCAGCTAGAACAATCTCGAAAATACTTGCTTGCTTACGCTCAACCACGGCTAGTTTGGGAATGTCTGCTTTTATCTGTGTATCAAAAATCAAATTCTATTTCTCCTACTCATCGCTGA
- a CDS encoding Coenzyme F420 hydrogenase/dehydrogenase, beta subunit C-terminal domain, which yields MTSVSPHKKARALKPTSRRPAKELCSECGLCDTYYIHYVKEACAFINQQIGELEVETHTRSRHLENPDELYFGVHQDMIAAKKQQPIEGAQWTGIVSSIAIEMLNRGLVEGVVCVQNTKEDRFQPMPVIARTPEEILAARVNKPTLSPNLSILEQVEKSGMKRLLVIGVGCQIQALRAVEKQLGLEKLYVLGTPCVDNVNRAGLQKFLETTSRSPDTVVHYEFMQDFRVHFKHEDGSSETVPFFGLKTNKLKDVFAPSCMSCFDYVNSLADLVVGYMGAPFGWQWIVVRNDTGKEMLDLVKDQLDTQPVTSKGNRKEAVQQSIPAYDKGVTLPMWAAKLMGVVIEKIGPKGLEYARFSIDSHFTRNYLYVKRNHPEKLEAHVPEFAKRIVGQYKLPE from the coding sequence ATGACCTCAGTTTCTCCTCACAAAAAAGCCAGAGCCTTAAAACCTACCAGCCGCCGCCCTGCAAAGGAACTCTGTAGCGAGTGCGGACTATGCGATACATACTATATTCACTATGTCAAGGAAGCTTGCGCTTTTATTAATCAGCAAATAGGCGAACTAGAAGTTGAAACACACACGCGATCGCGCCATCTGGAAAACCCCGATGAACTCTACTTTGGTGTTCATCAAGACATGATAGCTGCGAAGAAACAGCAGCCCATCGAAGGCGCACAATGGACAGGTATTGTGAGCAGCATTGCCATTGAAATGCTTAATCGCGGCTTAGTTGAAGGTGTCGTCTGCGTGCAAAACACCAAAGAAGACCGCTTTCAACCCATGCCCGTCATCGCCCGTACCCCAGAAGAAATACTAGCAGCGCGGGTAAATAAACCAACCCTTTCTCCAAACCTTTCCATATTAGAACAGGTGGAAAAATCGGGGATGAAGCGGCTGTTGGTAATTGGTGTTGGTTGCCAAATCCAGGCATTACGAGCCGTAGAAAAACAACTTGGTTTAGAAAAGCTGTATGTTTTAGGTACGCCCTGCGTAGATAACGTTAACCGCGCCGGATTGCAAAAATTCTTAGAAACCACCAGCCGATCGCCTGACACAGTTGTGCATTACGAATTTATGCAAGACTTTCGGGTTCACTTCAAACATGAAGATGGATCATCAGAAACAGTGCCTTTCTTTGGCTTGAAGACCAACAAACTCAAAGATGTCTTTGCCCCATCCTGTATGAGTTGCTTTGATTACGTCAACTCCCTAGCCGACTTAGTTGTTGGTTACATGGGCGCACCCTTCGGTTGGCAATGGATTGTAGTTAGAAATGATACTGGTAAGGAAATGCTGGATTTAGTGAAAGACCAGTTAGATACCCAACCAGTAACGTCTAAAGGCAACCGGAAAGAAGCCGTACAACAAAGTATTCCCGCTTACGATAAAGGCGTAACTCTGCCGATGTGGGCAGCAAAACTGATGGGTGTGGTAATCGAAAAAATCGGCCCCAAGGGTCTAGAATATGCGCGATTTTCCATTGATTCTCACTTTACTCGGAATTATTTATATGTGAAGCGCAATCATCCAGAGAAATTAGAAGCGCACGTTCCAGAGTTTGCCAAGCGTATTGTTGGACAATATAAATTACCAGAATAG
- a CDS encoding VOC family protein — MQITQSLHTAILVTDLERSEYFYGKVLGLSKIDRSLNYPGAWYQVGDYQIHLIVATNVPTENPNEKWGRNPHVAFTVIDLDAAKQEFLNHNYPIQASASGRAALFTQDPDGNVIELSQQ; from the coding sequence ATGCAGATTACCCAAAGTCTCCATACAGCGATTCTTGTGACTGACTTAGAACGCTCTGAATATTTTTATGGCAAAGTATTGGGATTATCCAAAATAGATCGTTCCCTAAACTACCCTGGTGCATGGTATCAAGTCGGTGACTATCAAATTCACCTGATAGTTGCAACCAATGTCCCCACGGAAAACCCAAACGAAAAATGGGGACGTAATCCCCATGTCGCCTTCACAGTAATTGACTTAGACGCCGCCAAACAGGAATTTCTCAATCATAATTATCCCATTCAAGCTAGCGCCTCTGGTCGCGCTGCCCTGTTCACTCAAGACCCAGATGGGAATGTTATCGAGTTGAGTCAGCAGTAG
- a CDS encoding response regulator, whose product MNIIDISSNTQTKETVRVLVVEDEYILAINLQETLESLGYVVLDIADSAEEAIAKATELRPNLILMDIRLRGEMDGIQAAEQIWHHLQIPIIYVTGHSDKSTVERATLTSPFGYILKPIKEQELYVAIQSALNRYDRDQFLSSVLRGMGDGVIVVDTELNIKYINQVAETLTGWQWNEAKDKTLTEVIKIIDEQTQLPIENPIIAALQQETTIYLGGGVLLVARDGITIPIADSATPLRNSSGVITGAVFVLRDDTQRRLTEERNLAAERAQQLEIRVAELQRLNQLKEDFLATTSHEMRTPLSNIKMAISVLENILDQQGILNSNTLSPSESVARYLGIVREQCEQELDLVDNLLHLRMIDADVYPLELTSIQLQNWLPHIAEYFQERAKAREQSLQVSVSPNLPPLVSDLASLTEIVSELLNNACKYTPPDGQIVLKVQLIYITKSPSYEDAKSGVLHNFQVPYFQITISNSGVIILKKEQSRIFEPFYRIPENDAYGNPKRERWQQSGTGLGLTLVKKLIEYLQGTIEVTSSQGWTTFTVQLPLSL is encoded by the coding sequence ATGAACATAATTGACATCTCATCAAACACGCAGACAAAAGAGACAGTTCGAGTCCTTGTTGTTGAAGATGAATATATCCTTGCTATCAACTTACAAGAAACTTTAGAGTCTTTAGGATATGTTGTTTTAGATATTGCCGATTCTGCCGAAGAAGCAATTGCAAAAGCAACGGAATTACGCCCAAACTTGATTTTGATGGATATCAGGTTACGGGGTGAAATGGACGGCATCCAGGCAGCGGAGCAAATTTGGCATCATTTGCAGATTCCGATTATCTACGTCACCGGGCACTCTGATAAAAGCACTGTCGAACGAGCAACTCTGACATCCCCCTTTGGATATATTCTCAAACCCATTAAAGAACAAGAACTTTACGTTGCCATTCAAAGCGCCTTAAATCGCTACGATCGCGATCAATTTTTAAGTTCTGTGCTTCGAGGAATGGGCGATGGGGTAATTGTAGTTGATACTGAATTAAATATTAAATACATCAATCAGGTAGCTGAAACCCTAACAGGGTGGCAATGGAATGAAGCTAAAGACAAGACGTTAACTGAAGTTATCAAAATCATTGATGAACAAACTCAGCTACCGATAGAAAATCCAATCATCGCAGCCCTCCAACAAGAAACTACTATATATTTAGGCGGTGGCGTCCTACTAGTTGCTAGAGACGGGATAACTATACCAATAGCTGATAGCGCTACTCCCCTGAGAAATAGCAGTGGTGTAATTACAGGAGCCGTATTTGTTTTGCGAGATGACACGCAACGACGATTAACCGAAGAACGTAATCTCGCAGCTGAACGTGCCCAACAACTAGAAATTCGTGTGGCAGAACTTCAACGCCTGAACCAATTAAAAGAGGATTTTCTGGCAACCACTTCTCATGAAATGCGAACGCCCTTGTCAAACATCAAAATGGCAATCTCTGTGCTAGAAAATATTCTCGATCAACAGGGTATCTTAAATTCAAACACACTTTCTCCATCTGAATCTGTAGCCCGCTATTTAGGTATTGTGCGCGAACAGTGCGAACAAGAACTGGATTTGGTAGACAATTTGCTGCATCTACGAATGATTGATGCAGATGTCTATCCATTGGAATTAACATCAATTCAACTCCAAAACTGGCTGCCTCACATTGCCGAGTATTTTCAAGAACGCGCTAAAGCTAGAGAACAGTCTTTGCAAGTTAGTGTTTCTCCAAATTTACCACCTTTAGTTTCAGACTTGGCTAGCCTGACTGAAATTGTCTCAGAATTACTCAACAATGCTTGTAAATACACTCCGCCTGATGGACAGATTGTGTTAAAAGTTCAGCTAATTTATATCACAAAAAGTCCGAGCTATGAGGATGCTAAATCAGGTGTATTACATAATTTTCAAGTTCCTTATTTTCAAATCACAATTAGCAATTCTGGGGTGATAATTCTGAAAAAAGAACAATCTCGAATTTTTGAGCCGTTTTACCGGATTCCTGAAAACGATGCCTACGGCAACCCGAAACGGGAACGCTGGCAACAGAGCGGCACAGGATTAGGTTTAACATTAGTTAAGAAGTTAATAGAATATCTCCAAGGCACGATTGAAGTTACCAGTTCTCAGGGCTGGACAACGTTTACAGTTCAACTGCCTTTAAGTTTGTAA
- a CDS encoding PAS domain S-box protein, translating to MTTVFFVEDSAEDRALYRRFLERDDRYTYDIYEFESGNKALQACQAKIPDVILLDYRLPDLDGLEFLTQLQRQTYNNQTSVIILTGQGDETIAVQAIKSGAQDYLVKGKLTSDNLRRAVHGAFEQMQLMRQLKQQQEKQKLVGAIALNIRQSLKLEDILATSVQEVRQLLGADRVLLYQFTPQMRGNIVAESVLPQWTPILGLEIEDTCFQENQGGKYRRGKIWAATNIYEAGLSDCHIQLLEQFQVKANLVVPILLESKETQTVELWGLFIAHQCSAPRQWQKFEVELLKQLTVQLAIAIQQAELYHNLQTLNTELEAKVKERTAKLHQSDRRFCAIFNNTFQFIGLLTPDGILLEANQTALNFAGLKLKNVINRPFWEAHWWTISPQTQAELKQAIARAAQGEFIRYEVDVLGANNQVATIDFSLRPVLNETGQVVLLIPEGRDITELKQAKEKLQQSEALLATTQQIAHVGSWELNLETKKRSWSMETFRISGLNPTQGEPDQAEFLQIIHPDDRALVKAQLEKMMSTKGNAYAPITPFNLEYRIIRPDGSVRYVESKAEIAYDAQGQPFKLLGAVIDITERKQTELEIIRSRDLLEAVYNESADALFLVDVKTLLIADCNDRAVELFAASSKAELINIKGNTLQKQPFTSDEIATFMEEINQQGFWSREVEYMTKQGNLFWGSIAAKQITVAGTVMQLVRITDITARKYGEQEQQRAEIALRESEERLQLALEASGDGLWDWNILTGEVYYSPRYLEMLGYRFDELPQNFSTWKRLAHPDDLPWVEKILTDHLKDSSTPYKFDYRLQTKSGECKWIANYGKVVMRDVNGDPLRMTGTHRDISEQQAALREHKQAEAALAKSEEQLRLTLEFNHIGLWDWNVQTGEVIWNDNHYRLLGLEPEISAASYQLWRDRVHPEDVDRIEQAVSNALAQHINFQGEYRVIFPDGRVHWLTGKGRGVYNEAGESVRMLGVIIDISERKQAEAALQESEARFQAFMNNSPVLAWITDTDGRVLYLNQTYLRTFKLLPEQVIGQSISDLYPDEIARQHFDHIRTVIETNQVIEAIEVAPRPDGSLGEFLVYKFPILGLSAQKLVGRVAIDITERKILERELAHKQKLLDTFINNAPVGITILDQELRYSLINEALAEINGIPAAEHIGKTTWEIVPDIARNQDQAFRQVLTTGEPILDLEVRGETPKFPGVIRTWLASYFPIQSEADEPMSMGIVVVEISDRKRAEQMLELQAVITRNMAEGICLVRATDGVFVYANPKFYQMFGYEPGELIGQHVSIVNYGDKHHTPKDVSQAICAAILEHREAIYEVHNIKKDGTPFWCSATASVFEHPEYGSVLVAIQQDITEQKQAEEKIKASLKEKEVLLKEIHHRVKNNLGIVSSLLQMQCRRTQDPVVTAILRDSQNRIASIALVHEKLYRSEDLADIDFAQYIPDLTTHLFDSYNVSSSQIKLNIQVDNASLDIETAIPCGLIINELVSNALKYAFVGNIEGKIEVKFYQESESTLTLIIRDNGVGLPENFDSKKTKTIGITLVQGLVKQLRGKLEIDSQQGTEFKITFTNSRT from the coding sequence ATGACAACTGTATTTTTTGTAGAAGACTCTGCTGAAGATAGAGCTTTGTATCGACGCTTCTTAGAGCGGGACGATCGCTACACTTATGATATTTATGAATTTGAGTCTGGAAATAAGGCCTTACAAGCTTGTCAAGCAAAAATACCAGATGTGATTTTGTTGGACTATCGATTACCAGATTTAGACGGGCTGGAATTTCTCACTCAGCTACAGAGGCAAACTTATAACAACCAAACTTCAGTAATTATATTGACTGGACAGGGAGACGAAACGATCGCAGTCCAAGCGATCAAGAGTGGGGCGCAAGATTATCTAGTCAAGGGAAAATTGACCTCTGATAATTTACGTCGAGCGGTTCATGGGGCGTTCGAGCAGATGCAGCTAATGCGGCAGCTAAAACAACAACAGGAAAAACAAAAGTTAGTAGGAGCGATCGCTCTTAATATTCGCCAATCGTTGAAGCTTGAAGATATCCTTGCCACGAGTGTTCAAGAAGTCCGCCAATTACTGGGTGCCGATCGAGTACTGCTGTATCAATTTACGCCACAAATGCGGGGTAACATCGTCGCGGAGTCGGTATTACCCCAATGGACACCAATCTTAGGACTGGAGATTGAAGATACCTGTTTTCAGGAAAATCAGGGAGGAAAATATCGCCGAGGAAAAATTTGGGCAGCCACAAACATCTACGAAGCAGGTTTAAGTGATTGCCATATTCAACTTTTGGAACAGTTTCAGGTGAAGGCGAATTTAGTTGTCCCGATTTTGTTAGAGAGCAAGGAGACTCAAACAGTTGAACTTTGGGGACTATTTATAGCACATCAATGTTCTGCCCCGCGACAATGGCAAAAATTTGAGGTGGAATTGCTCAAGCAACTGACGGTGCAACTAGCGATCGCTATCCAACAAGCCGAACTCTACCACAATCTCCAAACCCTCAACACCGAGTTAGAAGCCAAAGTAAAGGAGCGCACTGCCAAGTTGCACCAAAGCGATCGCCGTTTTTGCGCCATCTTCAATAACACTTTCCAGTTCATAGGACTGCTAACGCCAGATGGCATTTTACTGGAGGCGAACCAGACGGCGCTAAATTTTGCCGGACTGAAGCTTAAAAATGTTATCAATCGCCCTTTTTGGGAAGCACACTGGTGGACGATTTCACCGCAAACTCAAGCAGAATTAAAACAAGCGATCGCTCGTGCAGCTCAAGGAGAGTTTATCCGCTATGAAGTTGATGTTCTCGGTGCAAATAATCAGGTAGCAACAATCGATTTTTCACTCCGTCCGGTTTTAAACGAGACAGGTCAAGTTGTTTTGTTGATTCCAGAAGGGCGAGATATTACCGAACTCAAACAGGCTAAAGAAAAACTCCAACAAAGTGAAGCACTGCTAGCCACTACTCAACAAATCGCCCATGTAGGCAGTTGGGAATTGAATTTAGAAACCAAAAAGCGCTCCTGGTCAATGGAAACCTTTCGCATCTCTGGTCTAAATCCCACTCAAGGCGAACCCGACCAAGCGGAATTTCTCCAAATAATTCATCCCGATGATCGCGCCTTGGTCAAGGCCCAACTCGAAAAGATGATGTCTACCAAGGGCAACGCCTACGCCCCAATAACACCTTTCAATCTTGAGTATCGAATTATCCGACCTGATGGTTCGGTGCGGTACGTTGAGTCGAAAGCAGAGATAGCTTATGACGCTCAAGGGCAGCCATTTAAGCTATTGGGAGCGGTTATAGATATTACAGAACGCAAACAAACCGAGTTAGAAATCATCCGTAGTCGTGACCTGCTAGAAGCTGTTTATAACGAATCCGCTGATGCACTTTTTTTGGTAGATGTCAAAACATTACTGATCGCTGACTGTAACGATCGAGCAGTGGAGCTATTTGCAGCCTCTAGTAAAGCCGAATTAATTAACATTAAAGGTAACACTCTGCAAAAACAACCGTTCACTTCCGATGAGATTGCCACCTTTATGGAAGAAATTAACCAGCAAGGGTTTTGGAGTCGAGAAGTTGAATACATGACTAAGCAGGGCAATTTATTTTGGGGAAGCATCGCAGCCAAACAAATTACGGTCGCTGGTACTGTGATGCAACTAGTACGAATCACGGATATTACTGCCCGGAAGTATGGTGAACAAGAGCAGCAACGGGCAGAAATAGCTCTCCGAGAAAGCGAGGAACGACTACAATTAGCCCTTGAGGCTTCTGGGGATGGTTTGTGGGACTGGAATATTTTGACTGGAGAGGTGTATTACAGCCCTCGCTATTTAGAAATGCTGGGATACCGCTTTGACGAACTCCCACAGAATTTCAGTACTTGGAAGCGATTAGCTCATCCAGACGATCTACCTTGGGTGGAGAAAATCTTAACAGATCACCTCAAGGATAGTTCAACACCGTACAAATTTGACTATCGACTCCAAACTAAGTCAGGCGAATGCAAATGGATTGCCAACTACGGCAAGGTTGTGATGCGAGATGTAAATGGTGATCCTCTGCGAATGACTGGTACTCATCGGGATATCAGCGAGCAACAAGCTGCGCTACGCGAACACAAACAAGCCGAAGCAGCCTTAGCCAAAAGTGAAGAACAACTGAGACTAACGTTGGAATTTAATCACATCGGTCTTTGGGACTGGAATGTTCAAACAGGCGAAGTTATCTGGAACGACAACCATTATCGTTTGTTAGGTTTAGAGCCAGAAATATCAGCAGCCAGCTATCAATTATGGCGCGATCGCGTGCATCCAGAGGATGTTGACCGAATCGAACAGGCTGTATCAAATGCACTGGCACAACATATTAATTTTCAAGGTGAATATCGAGTGATTTTTCCCGATGGCAGGGTTCACTGGCTCACGGGGAAAGGACGTGGCGTTTACAACGAAGCAGGCGAATCTGTACGGATGCTGGGAGTAATTATTGATATAAGTGAACGGAAACAAGCAGAAGCAGCTTTGCAAGAAAGTGAAGCCCGATTCCAGGCATTTATGAACAACAGCCCAGTGCTAGCTTGGATAACTGATACAGATGGGCGTGTACTTTACTTAAATCAAACATACCTGCGGACATTTAAATTACTACCCGAACAGGTGATTGGGCAATCTATTTCTGACCTCTACCCAGATGAAATTGCTCGGCAGCATTTCGATCACATTCGCACAGTCATAGAGACAAATCAGGTAATTGAGGCAATTGAGGTTGCTCCTCGACCAGACGGTTCCCTTGGTGAGTTCTTGGTATACAAATTCCCGATTCTCGGATTGTCTGCCCAAAAGCTAGTGGGTAGGGTGGCAATTGACATCACAGAACGCAAGATTCTAGAGCGAGAACTAGCTCACAAGCAAAAGTTATTGGATACCTTCATCAATAATGCGCCTGTTGGGATAACCATTCTCGATCAGGAACTGCGTTATTCATTGATTAATGAAGCATTAGCAGAAATTAATGGCATTCCCGCAGCAGAGCATATTGGCAAGACAACGTGGGAGATTGTCCCTGATATAGCACGGAACCAAGATCAAGCCTTTCGACAGGTCTTAACAACGGGTGAACCGATTCTGGATTTGGAAGTCAGGGGAGAAACCCCAAAATTTCCGGGTGTAATTAGGACTTGGCTAGCTTCCTATTTTCCAATTCAGTCTGAAGCTGATGAACCTATGAGCATGGGCATTGTAGTAGTTGAAATCAGCGATCGCAAACGCGCTGAACAAATGTTAGAGTTACAGGCAGTTATTACCCGCAACATGGCTGAGGGAATTTGCCTAGTTCGTGCTACAGATGGCGTGTTTGTCTACGCCAATCCTAAATTCTACCAGATGTTTGGCTATGAGCCTGGTGAATTAATCGGTCAGCATGTGTCAATTGTCAACTACGGTGATAAGCATCATACACCTAAAGATGTTAGTCAGGCGATTTGTGCTGCTATTTTGGAACACCGTGAAGCAATTTATGAAGTCCACAATATTAAAAAAGATGGCACTCCATTCTGGTGTAGCGCTACCGCTTCCGTTTTTGAACATCCTGAGTATGGAAGCGTCCTTGTGGCTATCCAACAAGATATCACCGAGCAAAAGCAAGCGGAGGAAAAAATCAAAGCCTCTCTAAAAGAAAAAGAGGTATTACTCAAAGAAATTCATCATCGTGTTAAGAACAATTTAGGAATTGTCAGCAGTTTGCTACAAATGCAATGCAGACGAACACAAGATCCTGTGGTAACAGCTATTTTGCGCGATAGCCAAAACCGCATTGCTTCTATTGCCCTAGTTCATGAAAAACTATACCGTTCTGAAGACCTCGCTGATATTGATTTCGCTCAATACATTCCAGATTTAACAACTCATTTATTTGATTCCTATAATGTCAGTTCCAGCCAGATTAAACTAAATATTCAAGTTGATAATGCTAGCCTAGACATCGAAACCGCCATTCCTTGCGGCTTAATTATCAATGAACTAGTTTCCAATGCATTGAAATACGCCTTTGTTGGTAATATTGAGGGCAAAATTGAGGTTAAGTTTTATCAAGAATCCGAATCTACTTTGACACTCATTATTAGAGATAATGGTGTTGGCTTACCTGAAAACTTTGATAGTAAGAAAACTAAGACAATAGGCATAACACTTGTCCAGGGTTTAGTCAAGCAGCTAAGAGGAAAACTTGAAATTGACTCTCAACAGGGAACAGAGTTCAAAATTACTTTTACAAACAGCCGGACATGA
- the ldpA gene encoding circadian clock protein LdpA codes for MTDLFAPLQSLKQGDWFKLICGASFQHLLAVRSLTLAYTLAGADCIDVAADPAVIAAAQSGLQAAKSMAKDAQKRGFDYKGNLPFLMVSLNDGEDPHFRKAEFNPHECPTDCPRPCEQICPAQAIVFDSIKEDFSGVVSEKCYGCGRCIPICPYGIIYTASYVTTPRAIAPLVMSTGVDAVEIHTQVGRLAEFERLWQAISPWADQLKLLAISCPDGEGMIDYLRALYNLIAPLKSALIWQTDGRPMSGDIGDGTTIAAVKLGQKVLAAKLPGYVQLAGGTNKYTVAKLKAMGLLKRAGEQGSRGAGEKREFSAPLPLCPSAPLPLCPSASIAGVAYGSYARVLLSPILEQLENKEVSNTNMKATVRLEEDEVLLWQAVELAHSLVSQIKSQQER; via the coding sequence GTGACTGATCTGTTCGCCCCTTTACAATCTCTCAAACAAGGTGACTGGTTCAAGCTGATCTGCGGAGCCAGCTTCCAGCATTTGTTAGCAGTCAGAAGTTTAACGTTAGCCTATACTTTGGCGGGCGCTGACTGCATAGATGTTGCAGCTGACCCAGCAGTAATTGCAGCAGCGCAATCAGGGCTACAAGCAGCCAAATCTATGGCTAAGGATGCCCAAAAGCGAGGCTTTGACTACAAAGGCAATTTACCTTTTTTGATGGTCAGCCTAAATGATGGAGAAGACCCCCATTTTCGCAAAGCAGAATTTAATCCTCATGAGTGTCCTACAGACTGCCCTAGACCCTGTGAACAGATTTGTCCAGCACAAGCGATCGTGTTTGACAGTATCAAAGAAGATTTTTCAGGAGTAGTATCCGAAAAGTGTTATGGCTGCGGTCGTTGCATACCAATTTGTCCTTATGGTATAATTTATACAGCTTCATACGTGACAACGCCGAGAGCGATCGCGCCATTGGTAATGTCAACGGGAGTAGATGCCGTAGAAATCCATACACAAGTCGGGCGGTTGGCAGAATTTGAGCGATTGTGGCAAGCAATTTCACCGTGGGCCGATCAACTAAAGTTACTAGCAATCAGCTGTCCTGATGGCGAAGGGATGATTGACTACTTGAGAGCGCTGTATAACCTGATTGCCCCACTCAAAAGTGCTTTAATTTGGCAAACCGATGGTCGTCCGATGAGTGGTGATATTGGCGATGGCACCACAATAGCTGCGGTGAAATTAGGGCAAAAAGTTTTGGCAGCTAAGTTACCGGGATATGTGCAGTTAGCAGGCGGCACAAATAAGTATACTGTTGCTAAGTTAAAGGCAATGGGACTGCTGAAAAGAGCAGGGGAGCAGGGGAGCAGGGGAGCAGGGGAGAAGCGAGAATTTTCTGCCCCTCTGCCCCTCTGTCCCTCTGCCCCTCTGCCCCTCTGCCCCTCCGCCTCCATCGCCGGGGTCGCCTACGGTAGCTACGCCCGCGTACTGCTGTCACCAATTCTCGAACAGTTAGAGAATAAGGAGGTAAGTAACACCAATATGAAGGCGACTGTTCGCCTAGAAGAAGATGAAGTATTGCTTTGGCAAGCTGTAGAACTTGCCCATTCTCTCGTTTCCCAGATCAAGTCACAGCAGGAGCGTTAA